In a genomic window of Oncorhynchus keta strain PuntledgeMale-10-30-2019 chromosome 26, Oket_V2, whole genome shotgun sequence:
- the LOC118359311 gene encoding hyaluronidase-4-like, with the protein MLMVPVGSGQPHHAVPVACALTCSWLLLFFHAAFSQKPAKLPLVGRKPFIAAWNAPLDLCTVKYNVHTNLEHLFHISGSPRAVHTGQNVTIFYANRLGLYPFYTDHSIPINGGLPQNCNMNDHLLKAYRDINHFIPSEDFAGLAVIDWEYWRPQWNRNWHKKDIYRRKSRELITQAYVNVTSSQIEELASKRFEKSARAFMQKTVQLGTFLRPNGLWGFYLYPDCHNYNLYEHNYTGSCPLLESLRNDELLWLWNSSTALFPSVAIRKSQTDSVSNLHFSQFRVLESLRIAGLTSHGYDLPTFVYTRLGYRDEAMAFLTTKDLIHTIGESAALGAAGFVIWGDLNLTSSRHNCTKVKSFLNQRLGQYITNVTRAAEVCSDFLCQSNGRCVRRNLHAPYYLHLSGDSYHIQPSGDGDFVVTGWHSQHELQLLAERFRCHCYEGHTGEKCDSLNKVVEEEEEEEGGEGEEEQRESAASQTGNTLGLVVLLLLLNLYP; encoded by the exons ATGCTCATGGTGCCCGTCGGAAGTGGCCAACCTCACCACGCCGTGCCTGTGGCCTGCGCCCTCACCTGTTCCTGGCTCCTGCTATTCTTTCATGCCGCCTTCAGCCAGAAGCCTGCCAAACTGCCCCTGGTGGGCCGCAAGCCCTTCATCGCTGCCTGGAACGCACCGCTGGACCTGTGCACTGTCAAGTACAATGTCCACACCAATCTGGAGCACCTCTTCCACATTAGTGGCAGTCCGCGGGCCGTCCACACTGGCCAGAACGTTACCATTTTCTATGCCAACCGGCTGGGCCTCTACCCTTTCTACACGGACCACAGCATCCCTATCAATGGAGGCCTGCCCCAAAACTGCAACATGAATGACCATCTCCTCAAGGCCTACAGGGATATCAACCATTTTATCCCCTCGGAGGACTTTGCCGGTCTGGCGGTCATTGACTGGGAGTACTGGCGCCCACAGTGGAACCGCAACTGGCACAAGAAAGACATTTACCGGCGGAAGTCCCGGGAGCTGATCACACAGGCCTATGTTAACGTGACTTCATCACAAATCGAAGAGCTGGCGAGCAAACGCTTTGAGAAGAGTGCCCGGGCGTTCATGCAGAAGACTGTCCAGCTAGGGACGTTCCTTCGCCCCAACGGACTCTGGGGCTTCTACCTCTATCCGGACTGCCACAACTACAACCTGTATGAGCACAACTACACAGGCTCCTGCCCTCTGCTGGAGAGCCTGCGTAATGACGAACTGCTCTGGTTGTGGAATAGCAGCACAGCACTGTTTCCCTCAGTGGCTATCAGGAAGAGCCAAACAGACAGTGTCAGCAATCTCCATTTCTCCCAGTTTAGGGTGCTGGAATCTCTGAGGATAGCTGGGCTCACCTCACACGGCTATGATCTGCCCACATTCGTGTACACACGCCTGGGCTACAGAGACGAGGCAATGGCCTTCCTCACCACG AAAGACTTGATCCACACCATTGGGGAGAGTGCTGCTCTTGGTGCGGCTGGTTTTGTGATCTGGGGAGACCTCAACCTCACCTCATCCAGA cACAACTGCACAAAGGTGAAGTCCTTCCTGAACCAGCGCCTGGGTCAGTACATCACCAATGTGACACGGGCTGCAGAGGTCTGCAGTGACTTCCTGTGCCAGAGCAACGGCCGCTGTGTCCGCAGGAACCTCCACGCCCCGTACTACCTCCACCTGAGCGGAGACAGCTACCACATCCAGCCCTCAGGGGACGGGGACTTTGTGGTCACTGGCTGGCACTCGCAGCACGAGCTCCAACTACTGGCCGAGAGGTTCCGCTGTCACTGCTATGAGGGACACACCGGGGAGAAGTGTGACAGCCTGAACAAGgtggtggaagaagaggaggaagaggaagggggagagggggaggaggagcagagggaaagtGCTGCTTCACAAACTGGGAACACCCTTGGCTTGGTGGTGTTGCTCCTCCTATTGAACTTATATCCTTAG
- the LOC118359312 gene encoding hyaluronidase-5-like yields the protein MNLDRVSVRGLHLMECFLLMTLLGTNWALPKTDPPVDPDYPFLFMWNAPTELCETRFGIGLNLSHFQLVSSTLKSATNQSISIFYTDRFGLFPYVDEDTGEMYDEGLPQLIDFQEHREQAEDDIEYYIPEDQPGLAILDFEEWRPQWVRNWGSKDIYRDLSIETVKTKTPTLSDDEAEDRAKIVFERAAKRYFLRSLLVGKRLRPNRLWGYYLYPDCYNYDYNQDMSDYSGSCPELEQERNDELMWLWKESTALYPSIYLELILRDSYQARLFVRHRIQEAMRVSMLPNQSYAIPVYAYIRPVFKDSGDDYMSEYDLVNTIGEAAALGAAGVISWGDMNVTDSEDSCITARRHLEKIMNPYILNVSTASRLCSEALCRANGRCIRKHWDRDDYLHLNPYTFQIKRYKTGNLAVKGEMSQHEIDWFADRFDCLCYSDEPCQSSITLNSFPNFVQSNGTPQYFQPLVILTSVYSMYVFLVMMCNNTGSW from the exons ATGAATCTGGACAGGGTCTCCGTTCGTGGACTGCACTTAATGGAATGTTTTCTTCTCATGACTCTGCTGGGCACTAACTGGGCACTACCTAAAACAGACCCACCTGTAGATCCTGACTACCCCTTCCTATTCATGTGGAACGCTCCCACAGAACTCTGCGAGACCAGATTTGGCATAGGTCTCAACCTCTCCCACTTCCAGTTAGTGAGCAGCACTTTGAAGTCTGCCACCAACCAAAGCATCTCCATTTTCTACACTGACCGTTTCGGCCTCTTCCCCTACGTGGACGAGGACACAGGGGAAATGTATGATGAAGGCCTTCCACAGCTGATTGATTTCCAGGAACACCGTGAGCAGGCCGAAGATGACATTGAATACTACATCCCCGAAGACCAACCGGGCCTCGCCATCCTTGACTTTGAGGAGTGGCGACCACAGTGGGTCCGGAACTGGGGCAGCAAGGACATCTATCGAGATCTGTCAATTGAGACTGTGAAAACCAAGACCCCAACCTTATCCGACGACGAGGCCGAAGACAGAGCCAAGATAGTGTTTGAGCGAGCAGCAAAGCGATACTTTCTCCGATCTCTCTTGGTTGGGAAGAGGCTAAGACCCAACAGGCTTTGGGGATACTATCTGTACCCGGACTGTTACAACTACGACTACAACCAGGATATGAGTGATTATTCTGGGAGTTGTCCTGAGCTTGAGCAAGAGAGGAACGATGAGTTGATGTGGCTATGGAAGGAATCCACtgctctctatccatccatctatctggAGCTGATCCTGAGAGATTCCTACCAAGCCCGCCTGTTTGTCCGCCACCGCATTCAGGAGGCTATGAGAGTATCCATGCTCCCCAACCAAAGTTACGCCATTCCTGTCTACGCCTACATCCGCCCAGTTTTCAAAGATAGTGGTGATGACTACATGTCAGAG TATGACCTGGTGAACACCATTGGGGAGGCAGCTGCCCTGGGAGCGGCTGGGGTGATCTCCTGGGGGGACATGAATGTCACTGACTCAGAG GACTCCTGCATCACTGCCAGACGCCACCTGGAGAAGATCATGAATCCATACATCTTGAATGTTTCCACAGCATCACGGCTGTGCAGCGAGGCTTTGTGTCGGGCAAATGGCCGATGCATAAGAAAGCACTGGGACAGAGACGACTACCTacacctcaacccatatacctTCCAGATCAAGAGATATAAAACAGGCAATCTGGCTGTGAAGGGTGAAATGTCCCAACATGAGATTGACTGGTTTGCTGACAGATTTGACTGTTTGTGCTACTCTGACGAACCATGTCAGTCCTCCATTACTCTAAACTCCTTCCCCAACTTTGTCCAAAGCAATGGAACTCCCCAATACTTCCAACCGTTGGTCATTCTGACTTCtgtctacagtatgtatgtttTTCTTGTAATGATGTGCAACAACACAGGAAGCTGGTGA